ATGTACTTTCCCTTTTCAATAGGCTGTTTTGCAGATATCAGTTCGAGCATCACCACACCGAAGCTGTAGACGTCGCTTTTCTCTGTTAATTGTTGTGTCATGTAGTATTCGGGATCTAGATATCCCTGCAAACAAGTGAAAAGAACCAAATTCTATCAATACACTGTTAGCCATCGGAAGTAAAATGTCCATTTCAGGAGGATTGTTGAGAATAGTGCATATAATTCTGAAGCAAAATTTAGTTGAAGAATGCTCACAAATGTGCCTTTAACTTGAGTGGAAACATGCCCATTTGAAGTCTCGGAGACCAATTTAGACAGTCCAAAATCTGCAACTTTTGCTGTTAGATTTTCATCCAGCAAAATATTGGTAGACTTGACATCCCGATGAATTATTGGAGGATGTGCAAGCTCGTGCAAATAAGCTAATCCTCTAGCCGAACCAAGCGCGACTCTTATCCTCCTCTTCCAATCTAGATGAGCTCCATTCCTACCTGCATATTTGGCAAAAAAGAAAGTTGTGTCGAGTTCTTTATTTTCtggtctcaaaatcaatcttatggaatttgaaaattttcaccTCATTGGCCACACCTGTAAGATTTTCTCGTAGCGTGCCATTCTCCATGAATTCATACACTAACATTTGTTCACCTTGTTCGAAACAAAATCCCACCAAGCCTACCAGGTTTTTGTGATGAACTCTTGAGAGCAACTCGATTTCGGTCTTGAATTCGAGTCCACCTTGCATGGAACCTTGTCGAGCCTTTTTTATTGCAACCAGCTTTCGGTTGGAAAGCATTCCTCTGTATACCTGAAACCATAAACTAGTAAGTATGCGAGTTATGTAACAGTTTTTTGGTTATAATTGTCAAGAAATCTACCTTTCCATACCCTCCTGAGCCAATCTCGTTGCTTTCGGAGAAGTTATTGGTGCATTTCCTGAGCTCGTCATAAGAGAACCATCTGGCTCCTTTTAGCTGTGGTGCGCCTCCGCTGTCTTCCCCCCCTGAAACCCAATTTGCtggattttaaaaaataacaagtTCTAGTCAAGAAAATGGAAGTTATCATGTCTTGTATCAGGGGATGGCAATGAATAATGACAAAAACAGCATAAAATTCGATATATGGGAGGGAGGATGCGCTGAAAAACTTTCATCTTTCAAAAATTGATGGGAGTTGAAATTGCAATGCTAGTGAACAATGAGAACTACCAAATGGTTTACTAAGAGAAATGGCTTGTTCAGCACGCTTTTTCTGTCGAAGGGCGTATATCCCTAACCCCGCTAGCACCAGCACCAGAAATGCTCCGGCAATGGATATCCCAGCAATCGTAGTCAAGCTGAAGTGAGTTCTCCTATGATCATCTGAAGTACCCGTGTTGTTTGTGTAAATAAGCCATACATTCTAGTATTTTTGAACAGAAATCATGAGCTAATCAAATTTACCTCCGAAAATGTATGGAGATGCTATGAAAAAATAGGGTCCAAACTCTGAAGAAGGCTTGTACGTTTGGTTACTCAGAGCAAATCCAAGTCTCTGAACCTCTGACCTATTGAAGTACTTAGAGTTGGATGGAAAGAGTCCTAGCTGCACCTGGAGATAGTCATCGACATTGAAAAAGGGATTCTGCACAGAAACCGATCCCGGGGAAAGGCCTAGTTTTAACCAAATGCTCATTTCCAGGAAATTAAACAAACTGGCATTAGACAAGTCCCGGAATAATGGTGCTCTAAAGTATAATGTTCCTTCGTAGGGATATGCACATTCACAGCTCTGAGGGTTGAGTTTTTGATCAGCTTCGCACAATTGAGTTCCACAGTTTGATAAGCTTGTAGTATAAGGTCTTGCCGATTGCTGAACCTGACAGTAAATTGTGCTCTCCAGAGAAGCTGAGCATACAGGGTTCCCCATCAGTCTGTAGCGTGGAAGAAAAATATGCTTTCAGTCGGATAATAAATGTTTATCTTTCGATGTTTAGATGAACACTAAGTATGAACAGTTCTTACTCCAATGTACTTTTGTATTCAGATCCAAGTGTTACTGATGATATGTCGTTGTTTTGCAAGTCAACGAGTTGCAGCTGCTCACTAACTTTCCCACTCATGTCTAATTTATCAGCAAAAGCATTGTTCCTCAGTTTCCTGTTGTAAACTTTTGTTACGACATTTTggaaaaaatattatctttCTATCGATTGACACATATTAAGCTCAGATTATTTAGACTCACACTTGCTcaatcagaggtaagctgaaaATTTCTGGGGGCACAGATCCTCGTAGAGGTCCGTATTCGATCACCCTGAGAAGCAGACAATATAGGTAAAAAGAGACCTGATAGTATGGTCCTTGATTTTAAGGTAACAGGAATAAGTTTTCATGAATTTGACCAGTAAATAAATACTTGATACTCACAGTGTGTTTAATGAACTTAAGGTTGAGAACCAATTCGGAGCTTCTGATCTTTTGAAAGAGTTGTTGCTTAAGTCCCTGTCAAAATAGAGTTGTAAGGCATGTTTCTGACCAAAAACGGGAAGAAA
This is a stretch of genomic DNA from Primulina eburnea isolate SZY01 chromosome 11, ASM2296580v1, whole genome shotgun sequence. It encodes these proteins:
- the LOC140805105 gene encoding leucine-rich repeat receptor protein kinase HPCA1-like isoform X2 — translated: MKAMLLLFSYHLLIFSTFLSAIYSATNPQDAAVLRSLKDQWGNTPPSWDKSDDPCVSWEGVSCNNSRVTSLGLSTMGLTGKMSGDIGGLTELISLDLSFNPGLTGPLSPQLGDLQKLTILILAGCSFTNTIPSELGNLSDLTFLALNTNNLTGEIPPSLGKLSKLYWLDLAENQLKGPLPVSSNKTLGLDLLKKAKHFHFNKNQLSGQIPEQLFSSDMSLIHLLFDGNKFQGNIPSTLGLVQSLEVLRLDRNSLKGSVPSNLNNLTKITELNLAHNILSGVLPNLTGMNSLNYVDLSNNSFKRSEAPNWFSTLSSLNTLVIEYGPLRGSVPPEIFSLPLIEQVKLRNNAFADKLDMSGKVSEQLQLVDLQNNDISSVTLGSEYKSTLELMGNPVCSASLESTIYCQVQQSARPYTTSLSNCGTQLCEADQKLNPQSCECAYPYEGTLYFRAPLFRDLSNASLFNFLEMSIWLKLGLSPGSVSVQNPFFNVDDYLQVQLGLFPSNSKYFNRSEVQRLGFALSNQTYKPSSEFGPYFFIASPYIFGDDHRRTHFSLTTIAGISIAGAFLVLVLAGLGIYALRQKKRAEQAISLSKPFGGEDSGGAPQLKGARWFSYDELRKCTNNFSESNEIGSGGYGKVYRGMLSNRKLVAIKKARQGSMQGGLEFKTEIELLSRVHHKNLVGLVGFCFEQGEQMLVYEFMENGTLRENLTGRNGAHLDWKRRIRVALGSARGLAYLHELAHPPIIHRDVKSTNILLDENLTAKVADFGLSKLVSETSNGHVSTQVKGTFGYLDPEYYMTQQLTEKSDVYSFGVVMLELISAKQPIEKGKYIVREIRMAMDKDDKSHYGLREIMDPAIRNTSNLIGFSKFVELAMQCVEESASDRPTMNEVAKTLESILHNDGLNTNSTSASSSATEFGSGKHPYNESLARKGAFEYSGGYMLPIKVEPK
- the LOC140805105 gene encoding leucine-rich repeat receptor protein kinase HPCA1-like isoform X1, with translation MKAMLLLFSYHLLIFSTFLSAIYSATNPQDAAVLRSLKDQWGNTPPSWDKSDDPCVSWEGVSCNNSRVTSLGLSTMGLTGKMSGDIGGLTELISLDLSFNPGLTGPLSPQLGDLQKLTILILAGCSFTNTIPSELGNLSDLTFLALNTNNLTGEIPPSLGKLSKLYWLDLAENQLKGPLPVSSNKTLGLDLLKKAKHFHFNKNQLSGQIPEQLFSSDMSLIHLLFDGNKFQGNIPSTLGLVQSLEVLRLDRNSLKGSVPSNLNNLTKITELNLAHNILSGVLPNLTGMNSLNYVDLSNNSFKRSEAPNWFSTLSSLNTLVIEYGPLRGSVPPEIFSLPLIEQVKLRNNAFADKLDMSGKVSEQLQLVDLQNNDISSVTLGSEYKSTLELMGNPVCSASLESTIYCQVQQSARPYTTSLSNCGTQLCEADQKLNPQSCECAYPYEGTLYFRAPLFRDLSNASLFNFLEMSIWLKLGLSPGSVSVQNPFFNVDDYLQVQLGLFPSNSKYFNRSEVQRLGFALSNQTYKPSSEFGPYFFIASPYIFGDDHRRTHFSLTTIAGISIAGAFLVLVLAGLGIYALRQKKRAEQAISLSKPFANWVSGGEDSGGAPQLKGARWFSYDELRKCTNNFSESNEIGSGGYGKVYRGMLSNRKLVAIKKARQGSMQGGLEFKTEIELLSRVHHKNLVGLVGFCFEQGEQMLVYEFMENGTLRENLTGRNGAHLDWKRRIRVALGSARGLAYLHELAHPPIIHRDVKSTNILLDENLTAKVADFGLSKLVSETSNGHVSTQVKGTFGYLDPEYYMTQQLTEKSDVYSFGVVMLELISAKQPIEKGKYIVREIRMAMDKDDKSHYGLREIMDPAIRNTSNLIGFSKFVELAMQCVEESASDRPTMNEVAKTLESILHNDGLNTNSTSASSSATEFGSGKHPYNESLARKGAFEYSGGYMLPIKVEPK